A section of the Saccopteryx leptura isolate mSacLep1 chromosome 6, mSacLep1_pri_phased_curated, whole genome shotgun sequence genome encodes:
- the LRFN5 gene encoding leucine-rich repeat and fibronectin type-III domain-containing protein 5 isoform X2 — MEKFLLYLFFIGIAVRAQICPKRCVCQILSPNLATLCAKKGLLFVPPNIDRRTVELRLADNFVTNIKRKDFANMTSLVDLTLSRNTISFITPHAFSDLRNLRALHLNSNRLTKITNDMFSGLSNLHHLILNNNQLTLISSTAFDDVFALEELDLSYNNLETIPWDAVEKMVSLHTLSLDHNMIENIPKGTFSHLHKMTRLDVTSNKLQKLPPDPLFQRAQVLVTSGIINPSTFALSFGGNPLHCNCELLWLRRLSREDDLETCASPALLTGRYFWSIPEEEFLCEPPLITRHTHEMRVLEGQRATLRCKARGDPEPAIHWISPEGKLISNATRSLVYDNGTLDIVITTVKDTGAFTCIASNPAGEATQTVDLHIIKLPHLLNSTNHIHEPDPGSSDISTSTKSGSNASSSNGDTKMSQDKIVVAEATSSTALLKFNFQRNIPGIRMFQIQYNGTYDDTLVYRMIPPTSKTFLVNNLAAGTTYDLCVLAIYDDGITSLTATRVVGCIQFTTEQDYVRCHFMQSQFLGGTMIIIIGGIIVASVLVFIIILMIRYKVCNNGQHKVTKVSNVYSQTNGAQMQGCSVMLPQSMSKQAVGHEENTQCCKVANDNGIQSSEMSSSQDSCTTTSALPPTWTSTSSVFQKQKRKAVIKPSTEPQNEADMNVESQNTNRNNSTALQLASRSPDSITEGPTSKRAHSMPNALLSNVDQIVQETQRLELM; from the exons ATGGAAAAATTCCTTCTTTATCTGTTTTTCATTGGCATAGCAGTGAGAGCTCAGATCTGTCCAAAGCGCTGTGTCTGTCAGATTTTGTCTCCTAATCTCGCAACCCTTTGTGCCAAGAAAGGGCTTTTATTTGTTCCACCAAACATTGACAGAAGAACTGTGGAACTGCGGTTGGCAGACAATTTTGTTAcaaatattaaaaggaaagatTTTGCCAATATGACCAGCTTGGTGGACCTGACTCTATCCAGGAATACAATAAGTTTTATTACTCCTcatgctttttctgacttacgAAATTTGAGGGCATTGCATTTGAATAGCAACAGATTGACTAAAATCACAAATGATATGTTCAGTGGCCTCTCCAATCTCCATCATTTGATATTGAACAATAATCAGCTGACTTTAATTTCATCTACAGCATTTGATGATGTCTTTGCCCTTGAGGAGCTGGATCTGTCCTataataatttagaaacaattCCTTGGGATGCTGTTGAGAAGATGGTTAGCTTGCACACCCTTAGTTTGGATCACAATATGATTGAGAACATTCCTAAGGGGACCTTCTCCCACTTGCACAAGATGACACGGCTAGATGTAACATCAAATAAATTGCAGAAGCTACCACCTGACCCTCTCTTTCAGCGAGCTCAGGTACTAGTGACCTCAGGAATTATAAACCCATCTACTTTTGCATTAAGTTTTGGTGGAAACCCTTTGCATTGCAATTGTGAATTGTTGTGGTTAAGGCGTCTGTCCAGAGAAGATGACCTAGAGACCTGTGCTTCTCCAGCACTTTTAACGGGTCGCTATTTTTGGTCAATTCCTGAGGAAGAGTTTTTGTGTGAGCCTCCTCTCATTACTCGTCATACTCATGAAATGAGAGTCTTGGAGGGTCAAAGGGCAACCCTGAGGTGTAAAGCCAGGGGAGACCCAGAACCTGCAATTCACTGGATTTCTCCTGAAGGGAAGCTGATTTCAAATGCAACAAGATCTTTGGTGTATGATAATGGAACACTTGACATTGTTATAACAACTGTAAAGGATACAGGTGCTTTTACCTGCATTGCTTCCAATCCTGCAGGGGAAGCAACACAAACAGTGGATCTTCATATAATTAAGCTCCCTCACTTACTAAACAGTACAAACCATATTCATGAGCCTGATCCTGGTTCTTCAGACATCTCAACTTCTACTAAGTCAGGTTCTAATGCAAGCAGTAGTAATGGTGATACAAAAATGAGTCAAGATAAAATTGTGGTTGCAGAAGCAACATCATCTACAGCattacttaaatttaattttcaaagaaatattccTGGAATACGTATGTTTCAAATTCAGTACAATGGTACTTATGATGACACCCTTGTTTACAG AATGATACCTCCTACAAGCAAAACTTTTCTTGTCAATAACCTGGCTGCTGGAACTACGTATGACTTATGTGTCTTGGCAATATATGATGATGGCATCACTTCTCTCACTGCCACAAGAGTCGTGGGCTGCATCCAGTTTACTACAGAACAGGATTATGTGCGATGCCATTTCATGCAGTCCCAATTTTTGGGAGGCACcatgattattattattggtgGAATAATTGTAGCATCCGTGCTAGTTTTCATCATCATACTAATGATCCGGTATAAGGTTTGTAACAATGGGCAGCACAAGGTCACCAAGGTCAGCAATGTCTACTCTCAAACTAATGGGGCTCAAATGCAAGGCTGCAGTGTAATGCTGCCCCAGTCCATGTCTAAACAAGCTGTGGGCCATGAAGAGAATACTCAGTGTTGTAAAGTTGCAAATGATAATGGGATACAATCTTCAGAAATGTCTTCAAGTCAGGACTCCTGTACCACTACCTCTGCTTTGCCTCCTACCTGGACTTCAACCAGTTCTGTGTTccagaagcagaaaagaaaggCAGTCATAAAACCAAGTACCGAACCACAGAATGAAGCTGACATGAATGTTGAGTCCCAAAACACTAACAGGAACAACTCAACTGCATTGCAGTTAGCTAGTCGATCTCCTGATTCTATCACAGAGGGGCCCACATCTAAAAGAGCACATTCAATGCCAA ATGCTTTGCTGTCTAATGTTGACCAGATTGTCCAGGAAACACAG
- the LRFN5 gene encoding leucine-rich repeat and fibronectin type-III domain-containing protein 5 isoform X1: MEKFLLYLFFIGIAVRAQICPKRCVCQILSPNLATLCAKKGLLFVPPNIDRRTVELRLADNFVTNIKRKDFANMTSLVDLTLSRNTISFITPHAFSDLRNLRALHLNSNRLTKITNDMFSGLSNLHHLILNNNQLTLISSTAFDDVFALEELDLSYNNLETIPWDAVEKMVSLHTLSLDHNMIENIPKGTFSHLHKMTRLDVTSNKLQKLPPDPLFQRAQVLVTSGIINPSTFALSFGGNPLHCNCELLWLRRLSREDDLETCASPALLTGRYFWSIPEEEFLCEPPLITRHTHEMRVLEGQRATLRCKARGDPEPAIHWISPEGKLISNATRSLVYDNGTLDIVITTVKDTGAFTCIASNPAGEATQTVDLHIIKLPHLLNSTNHIHEPDPGSSDISTSTKSGSNASSSNGDTKMSQDKIVVAEATSSTALLKFNFQRNIPGIRMFQIQYNGTYDDTLVYRMIPPTSKTFLVNNLAAGTTYDLCVLAIYDDGITSLTATRVVGCIQFTTEQDYVRCHFMQSQFLGGTMIIIIGGIIVASVLVFIIILMIRYKVCNNGQHKVTKVSNVYSQTNGAQMQGCSVMLPQSMSKQAVGHEENTQCCKVANDNGIQSSEMSSSQDSCTTTSALPPTWTSTSSVFQKQKRKAVIKPSTEPQNEADMNVESQNTNRNNSTALQLASRSPDSITEGPTSKRAHSMPSKFLTLPSERSRAKHRYSLNEELKEYYCYINSLRTCGLLSKRSMSMNGMLIQSNSSDGHSGKTTLSDSECILESTV, translated from the exons ATGGAAAAATTCCTTCTTTATCTGTTTTTCATTGGCATAGCAGTGAGAGCTCAGATCTGTCCAAAGCGCTGTGTCTGTCAGATTTTGTCTCCTAATCTCGCAACCCTTTGTGCCAAGAAAGGGCTTTTATTTGTTCCACCAAACATTGACAGAAGAACTGTGGAACTGCGGTTGGCAGACAATTTTGTTAcaaatattaaaaggaaagatTTTGCCAATATGACCAGCTTGGTGGACCTGACTCTATCCAGGAATACAATAAGTTTTATTACTCCTcatgctttttctgacttacgAAATTTGAGGGCATTGCATTTGAATAGCAACAGATTGACTAAAATCACAAATGATATGTTCAGTGGCCTCTCCAATCTCCATCATTTGATATTGAACAATAATCAGCTGACTTTAATTTCATCTACAGCATTTGATGATGTCTTTGCCCTTGAGGAGCTGGATCTGTCCTataataatttagaaacaattCCTTGGGATGCTGTTGAGAAGATGGTTAGCTTGCACACCCTTAGTTTGGATCACAATATGATTGAGAACATTCCTAAGGGGACCTTCTCCCACTTGCACAAGATGACACGGCTAGATGTAACATCAAATAAATTGCAGAAGCTACCACCTGACCCTCTCTTTCAGCGAGCTCAGGTACTAGTGACCTCAGGAATTATAAACCCATCTACTTTTGCATTAAGTTTTGGTGGAAACCCTTTGCATTGCAATTGTGAATTGTTGTGGTTAAGGCGTCTGTCCAGAGAAGATGACCTAGAGACCTGTGCTTCTCCAGCACTTTTAACGGGTCGCTATTTTTGGTCAATTCCTGAGGAAGAGTTTTTGTGTGAGCCTCCTCTCATTACTCGTCATACTCATGAAATGAGAGTCTTGGAGGGTCAAAGGGCAACCCTGAGGTGTAAAGCCAGGGGAGACCCAGAACCTGCAATTCACTGGATTTCTCCTGAAGGGAAGCTGATTTCAAATGCAACAAGATCTTTGGTGTATGATAATGGAACACTTGACATTGTTATAACAACTGTAAAGGATACAGGTGCTTTTACCTGCATTGCTTCCAATCCTGCAGGGGAAGCAACACAAACAGTGGATCTTCATATAATTAAGCTCCCTCACTTACTAAACAGTACAAACCATATTCATGAGCCTGATCCTGGTTCTTCAGACATCTCAACTTCTACTAAGTCAGGTTCTAATGCAAGCAGTAGTAATGGTGATACAAAAATGAGTCAAGATAAAATTGTGGTTGCAGAAGCAACATCATCTACAGCattacttaaatttaattttcaaagaaatattccTGGAATACGTATGTTTCAAATTCAGTACAATGGTACTTATGATGACACCCTTGTTTACAG AATGATACCTCCTACAAGCAAAACTTTTCTTGTCAATAACCTGGCTGCTGGAACTACGTATGACTTATGTGTCTTGGCAATATATGATGATGGCATCACTTCTCTCACTGCCACAAGAGTCGTGGGCTGCATCCAGTTTACTACAGAACAGGATTATGTGCGATGCCATTTCATGCAGTCCCAATTTTTGGGAGGCACcatgattattattattggtgGAATAATTGTAGCATCCGTGCTAGTTTTCATCATCATACTAATGATCCGGTATAAGGTTTGTAACAATGGGCAGCACAAGGTCACCAAGGTCAGCAATGTCTACTCTCAAACTAATGGGGCTCAAATGCAAGGCTGCAGTGTAATGCTGCCCCAGTCCATGTCTAAACAAGCTGTGGGCCATGAAGAGAATACTCAGTGTTGTAAAGTTGCAAATGATAATGGGATACAATCTTCAGAAATGTCTTCAAGTCAGGACTCCTGTACCACTACCTCTGCTTTGCCTCCTACCTGGACTTCAACCAGTTCTGTGTTccagaagcagaaaagaaaggCAGTCATAAAACCAAGTACCGAACCACAGAATGAAGCTGACATGAATGTTGAGTCCCAAAACACTAACAGGAACAACTCAACTGCATTGCAGTTAGCTAGTCGATCTCCTGATTCTATCACAGAGGGGCCCACATCTAAAAGAGCACATTCAATGCCAAGTAAGTTTCTCACGTTGCCTTCTGAGAGATCCAGAGCAAAGCACAGGTACTCCCTGAATGAAGAATTAAAGGAATACTATTGTTATATTAACTCTCTGAGAACATGTGGACTACTTTCTAAGAGAAGCATGTCTATGAATGGGATGTTAATTCAGTCCAACAGTTCTGATGGGCATAGTGGAAAAACAACTCTCTCAGATTCTGAGTGTATATTGGAAAGCACTGTGTaa
- the LRFN5 gene encoding leucine-rich repeat and fibronectin type-III domain-containing protein 5 isoform X3 has translation MEKFLLYLFFIGIAVRAQICPKRCVCQILSPNLATLCAKKGLLFVPPNIDRRTVELRLADNFVTNIKRKDFANMTSLVDLTLSRNTISFITPHAFSDLRNLRALHLNSNRLTKITNDMFSGLSNLHHLILNNNQLTLISSTAFDDVFALEELDLSYNNLETIPWDAVEKMVSLHTLSLDHNMIENIPKGTFSHLHKMTRLDVTSNKLQKLPPDPLFQRAQVLVTSGIINPSTFALSFGGNPLHCNCELLWLRRLSREDDLETCASPALLTGRYFWSIPEEEFLCEPPLITRHTHEMRVLEGQRATLRCKARGDPEPAIHWISPEGKLISNATRSLVYDNGTLDIVITTVKDTGAFTCIASNPAGEATQTVDLHIIKLPHLLNSTNHIHEPDPGSSDISTSTKSGSNASSSNGDTKMSQDKIVVAEATSSTALLKFNFQRNIPGIRMFQIQYNGTYDDTLVYRKSCWEAIPLSQ, from the exons ATGGAAAAATTCCTTCTTTATCTGTTTTTCATTGGCATAGCAGTGAGAGCTCAGATCTGTCCAAAGCGCTGTGTCTGTCAGATTTTGTCTCCTAATCTCGCAACCCTTTGTGCCAAGAAAGGGCTTTTATTTGTTCCACCAAACATTGACAGAAGAACTGTGGAACTGCGGTTGGCAGACAATTTTGTTAcaaatattaaaaggaaagatTTTGCCAATATGACCAGCTTGGTGGACCTGACTCTATCCAGGAATACAATAAGTTTTATTACTCCTcatgctttttctgacttacgAAATTTGAGGGCATTGCATTTGAATAGCAACAGATTGACTAAAATCACAAATGATATGTTCAGTGGCCTCTCCAATCTCCATCATTTGATATTGAACAATAATCAGCTGACTTTAATTTCATCTACAGCATTTGATGATGTCTTTGCCCTTGAGGAGCTGGATCTGTCCTataataatttagaaacaattCCTTGGGATGCTGTTGAGAAGATGGTTAGCTTGCACACCCTTAGTTTGGATCACAATATGATTGAGAACATTCCTAAGGGGACCTTCTCCCACTTGCACAAGATGACACGGCTAGATGTAACATCAAATAAATTGCAGAAGCTACCACCTGACCCTCTCTTTCAGCGAGCTCAGGTACTAGTGACCTCAGGAATTATAAACCCATCTACTTTTGCATTAAGTTTTGGTGGAAACCCTTTGCATTGCAATTGTGAATTGTTGTGGTTAAGGCGTCTGTCCAGAGAAGATGACCTAGAGACCTGTGCTTCTCCAGCACTTTTAACGGGTCGCTATTTTTGGTCAATTCCTGAGGAAGAGTTTTTGTGTGAGCCTCCTCTCATTACTCGTCATACTCATGAAATGAGAGTCTTGGAGGGTCAAAGGGCAACCCTGAGGTGTAAAGCCAGGGGAGACCCAGAACCTGCAATTCACTGGATTTCTCCTGAAGGGAAGCTGATTTCAAATGCAACAAGATCTTTGGTGTATGATAATGGAACACTTGACATTGTTATAACAACTGTAAAGGATACAGGTGCTTTTACCTGCATTGCTTCCAATCCTGCAGGGGAAGCAACACAAACAGTGGATCTTCATATAATTAAGCTCCCTCACTTACTAAACAGTACAAACCATATTCATGAGCCTGATCCTGGTTCTTCAGACATCTCAACTTCTACTAAGTCAGGTTCTAATGCAAGCAGTAGTAATGGTGATACAAAAATGAGTCAAGATAAAATTGTGGTTGCAGAAGCAACATCATCTACAGCattacttaaatttaattttcaaagaaatattccTGGAATACGTATGTTTCAAATTCAGTACAATGGTACTTATGATGACACCCTTGTTTACAG GAAGTCATGTTGGGAAGCTATACCATTATCCCAATGA